From one Liolophura sinensis isolate JHLJ2023 chromosome 10, CUHK_Ljap_v2, whole genome shotgun sequence genomic stretch:
- the LOC135476525 gene encoding isochorismatase domain-containing protein 1-like has protein sequence MDKNGGVRKLGNIVLDQTAFFLCDMQEKFRPAIKYFPDILEVSKRMVQASTILQIPLVVTEQYPKGLGSTVTELDVSTAVVVAPKTKFSMLVPEVEEKMKILCNGDVQHVVLFGIETHVCIQQTAIDLLARNIEVHVVADACSSRSQMDRVFALERLRQIGAVVTTSEAILLQLVGDKDHPKFKEVQSLIKVSAPESGLVAQL, from the exons ATGGACAAAAATGGCGGTGTCCGAAAATTAGGAAATATTGTCCTGGATCAAACGGCATTTTTCTTGTGTGACATGCAGGAAAAATTCCGACCTGCCATCAAATACTTTCCAGATATACTAGAAGTCTCAAAACGCATG GTCCAAGCATCAACAATCCTCCAAATCCCACTTGTTGTCACAGAACAG TATCCAAAAGGCCTTGGCAGTACAGTGACTGAGCTGGATGTCtccactgctgttgttgttgctcctAAAACAAAGTTCAGCATGCTTGTGCCCGAAGTTGAGGAGAAGATGAAGATACTGTGCAATGGAGATGTGCAGCACGTTGTTCTCTTTGGAATCGAG ACTCATGTATGCATACAACAGACAGCGATTGACCTTCTAGCCAGGAACATTGAGGTCCATGTTGTGGCTGATGCGTGCTCATCTCGTAGTCAGATGGACAGAGTTTTTGCCCTGGAG CGATTGCGTCAGATAGGGGCTGTAGTCACTACCAGTGAAGCCATCCTCCTGCAGCTGGTTGGAGACAAGGACCACCCAAAGTTCAAGGAGGTGCAGTCTCTGATCAAAGTCAGCGCCCCAGAGTCAGGGCTTGTGGCTCAACTGTGA
- the LOC135477149 gene encoding solute carrier family 13 member 2-like: protein MLGMMLPTWFLSMWISNTATTAMMLPIVQAILVQLQETTDGSGEGPEVDSESSTEGLDNSGLIMDNQSLEMADVQDVKQTNGVPEKPAIDNDMTQIGNTVVIADDVPTEGFSDREYSRLCKGMSLCIAYAANVGGISTLIGTGPNVVLQGQAEILFQKYGIESGVSFGSWMIFGFPTSLICVVITWIWLQIFFLRCSCLFKRSKSGRSAAIKAVIRKEYDALGPITFAEAAVLAHFIIVAILWLTRRPQFISGWGDLFPPKYVGDSTAAILVACILFIFPSKLPRVFCCGPKEYDFDHSEKGQKVEPLLTWKDVHHGLPWMIVWLLGGGFALAAGSQKSGLSSWIGQQLTVFGDLQPWVMVLIITFIAAAVTEVTSNTAITTIITPILGELGLQVGVNPLYLMFPAAIATSFAFMLPVATPPNAIVFSHGHVKVKDMAAAGFMLNIVCVLVLNLATNTWANAYFNFDVFPEQMLQNSSLARNTTSLLA from the exons ATGTTAGGCATGATGCTACCCACGTGGTTTTTGTCCATGTGGATCAGCAACACGGCCACCACTGCCATGATGCTTCCCATTGTCCAGGCCATACTCGTCCAGCTACAGGAGACAACAGATGGCAGTGGTGAGGGACCGGAAGTCGACAGTGAGTCCAGTACTGAAG GTTTGGATAATTCTGGTCTGATCATGGACAATCAGTCTCTGGAAATGGCTGACGTCCAAGACGTGAAACAGACAAATGGCGTCCCTGAGAAACCCGCCATTGACAACGATATGACTCAAATTGGAAACACGGTGGT AATAGCGGACGATGTTCCGACCGAGGGTTTCAGCGACCGGGAGTACTCACGTCTGTGTAAAGGGATGTCTCTGTGTATTGCATATGCAGCTAACGTTGGCGGAATTTCTACGCTGATTGGAACTGGTCCGAATGTCGTTTTGCAAGGACAAGCAGAAAT ACTTTTCCAGAAGTATGGAATTGAGTCTGGAGTCTCATTTGGAAGCTGGATGATTTTCGGATTTCCCACCTCTTTAATTTGTGTGGTCATTACCTGGATATGGCTACAGATATTCTTCCTCCGCTGCAG TTGCCTGTTCAAAAGATCAAAATCTGGAAGAAGTGCTGCCATCAAGGCTGTTATTCGGAAGGAGTACGATGCACTTGGACCTATCAC ATTTGCGGAAGCAGCTGTTTTAGCTCATTTCATCATCGTGGCCATTTTGTGGTTAACCAGAAGGCCACAGTTTATTTCTGGATGGGGAGACCTGTTTCCTCCCAA ATACGTCGGGGACTCCACTGCTGCCATATTAGTGGCTTGCATTCTGTTCATTTTCCCTTCTAAACTACCCCGGGTTTTCTGCTGTGGACCTAAGGAGTATG ATTTTGACCATTCGGAAAAGGGACAGAAAGTTGAGCCTCTGTTGACTTGGAAAGACGTTCATCACGGATTACCCTGGATGATAGTCTGGCTTTTGGGAGGAGGATTTGCCCTAGCAGCAGGCTCTCAG AAATCTGGACTGTCTTCTTGGATTGGCCAACAACTGACTGTTTTCGGGGATCTCCAGCCCTGGGTGATGGTGCTCATCATTACGTTCATTGCTGCCGCTGTGACTGAAGTAACCAGTAACACAGCTATCACCACCATCATAACGCCGATTCTCGGAGAACTG GGTCTGCAGGTGGGCGTTAACCCTTTGTACCTGATGTTCCCAGCCGCCATTGCCACCTCTTTCGCTTTCATGTTGCCCGTGGCCACTCCGCCCAATGCCATTGTCTTTTCACACGGTCACGTTAAGGTTAAGGATATG GCGGCGGCTGGCTTCATGTTAAACATTGTATGCGTCTTGGTGCTTAACCTGGCCACGAATACCTGGGCGAATGCTTACTTCAACTTCGACGTCTTCCCAGAACAGATGCTTCAGAATTCATCACTGGCACGGAATACAACGTCACTTCTGGCTTAA